One genomic region from Jilunia laotingensis encodes:
- a CDS encoding DoxX family protein yields the protein MIYRFLFPLKPDSTGASLFLLALRIFFGVLLMSHGIQKWSNFQEMSATFPDPLGVGSPLSLGLAIFGEMVCSMGFIIGLLYRLAMLPMIFTMGMAFFVIHGNDPFSVKELALVYLVVFILMYISGPGKFSVDYVLGKELRRRKKE from the coding sequence ATGATTTACAGATTTTTGTTCCCTTTAAAGCCTGATAGTACAGGAGCTTCTTTATTTCTTTTAGCATTGCGTATCTTCTTTGGTGTATTGTTGATGAGTCATGGTATACAAAAGTGGAGTAATTTTCAAGAGATGTCTGCTACATTTCCTGATCCCCTTGGGGTCGGTAGTCCATTATCTTTAGGATTAGCTATTTTTGGTGAAATGGTTTGTTCTATGGGATTTATTATTGGCTTACTTTATCGTTTGGCAATGTTGCCAATGATCTTTACAATGGGAATGGCGTTTTTCGTGATTCATGGAAATGATCCATTTTCAGTCAAAGAGTTGGCGCTCGTTTATCTTGTCGTATTTATACTGATGTATATATCCGGTCCCGGTAAATTTTCTGTTGACTACGTTTTAGGAAAAGAACTTAGACGACGCAAGAAAGAATGA
- a CDS encoding DUF3332 domain-containing protein gives MKKNKFTFVAVFALSGTMLFSSCVGSFGLFNRISSWNQSVGNKFVNELVFLALNIVPVYGVAYLADALVINSIEFWSGTNPMANVGDVKNVKGENGNYLVETLDNGYSITKEGEEASMELIYDKDANTWNVVANGESRELLKMNNDGTAQMYLPNGETMNVTLDAQGTLAARQLVDNGLLFAVR, from the coding sequence ATGAAGAAAAACAAATTTACATTTGTAGCAGTGTTTGCACTAAGTGGAACCATGTTGTTCAGTTCATGTGTTGGTTCATTCGGTTTATTCAACCGTATTTCTTCTTGGAACCAGTCTGTGGGCAATAAGTTTGTGAACGAGCTTGTGTTTCTTGCTCTTAACATAGTTCCGGTATATGGTGTTGCTTATTTGGCAGATGCTTTGGTTATCAATTCCATCGAATTTTGGAGTGGCACTAATCCTATGGCAAATGTAGGAGATGTAAAGAATGTAAAAGGTGAAAACGGTAATTATCTGGTAGAAACACTCGATAATGGATATTCTATAACAAAGGAAGGTGAAGAAGCCTCAATGGAATTGATCTATGACAAAGATGCTAATACATGGAACGTAGTAGCTAACGGTGAAAGTAGAGAACTACTAAAAATGAATAATGACGGCACGGCACAGATGTATCTGCCGAATGGTGAAACTATGAATGTGACATTAGATGCTCAAGGCACACTTGCAGCACGTCAGTTAGTGGATAACGGACTTCTGTTTGCGGTGCGTTAA
- a CDS encoding translocation and assembly module lipoprotein TamL → MRKGYLYTIFFFAILMLASCSATKFVPDGSYLLDEVKVITDNKEVKPSNLRMYVRQNPNAKWFSLIKTQLYVYDLSGRDSTKWINKFLRKIGDAPVIYNESEAKRSQEEITKAVQNMGYMGASVKRVTKTKKKKLKLHYEVTTGKPYIVRTLNYDIKDSKIAEYMQKDSASTLLKEGMLFDVNVLDDERQRITDNLLRKGYYKFNKDYISYTADTVRNTYLVDLTLHLHPFKLRTEDTPREHYQYRINKINFITDYDVLQSSALSSIEINDSIHYKDYPIYYKDKLYLRPKVLTDNLRFSVGDLYNERDVQRTYTYFGRLPALKYTNIRFFETTVGDTTMLNCYVMLTKSKHKSISFELEGTNSAGDLGAAASVSFQHRNLFHGSETFMMKFRGAYEAITGLQGDYRNNNYTEYGVETSINFPSFLFPFLSSDFKRNIRATTEFGLQYSYQLRPEFSRTVASASWSYKWTQRQRTQHRIDMIDIGYLYLPWISDKFREDYINKGQNHIFEYNYKNRLIVRMGYSYNFNSAGNALINNTITSNSYSIRANIESAGNILYALSKATSLHKNNDGEYAILGIPYAQYIKGDFDFAKNIRIDHRNSLAFHAGIGIAVPYGNAKTIPFEKQYFSGGANSVRGWSVRDLGPGSFPGDGNFLNQSGDIKLDASIEYRSKLFWKFQGAAFIDAGNIWTIRDYANQPGGVFKFNKFYKQIAVAYGLGLRLDLDFFVLRFDGGMKAINPAYESGKQRWPIIHPDFSRDFAFHFAVGYPF, encoded by the coding sequence ATGAGGAAAGGTTATCTTTACACAATATTTTTTTTTGCTATCTTGATGCTCGCTTCCTGTTCGGCTACTAAGTTTGTGCCGGATGGTTCCTATTTATTGGACGAAGTAAAGGTTATTACGGATAATAAAGAAGTGAAACCTTCTAATCTGCGGATGTATGTAAGACAAAATCCAAATGCCAAATGGTTCAGTTTGATAAAAACCCAGTTGTATGTATATGACCTTTCCGGTAGAGATTCTACTAAATGGATTAACAAATTTCTTCGTAAAATAGGTGATGCTCCCGTAATATATAATGAAAGCGAAGCGAAACGTTCTCAGGAAGAGATTACAAAGGCCGTGCAGAATATGGGATATATGGGAGCTTCAGTTAAACGTGTAACAAAGACCAAAAAGAAAAAGCTGAAATTGCATTATGAAGTTACAACCGGCAAACCATACATAGTCCGTACTCTAAATTATGATATAAAAGACAGTAAGATTGCAGAATATATGCAGAAGGACTCTGCCAGCACTCTCTTAAAAGAAGGGATGCTTTTCGATGTAAACGTTTTAGACGATGAGCGCCAACGCATTACCGATAATTTACTTCGCAAAGGGTATTATAAATTCAATAAAGATTACATATCCTATACTGCCGATACAGTTCGCAATACTTATCTTGTGGACCTTACCCTCCATCTGCACCCGTTTAAATTACGTACGGAAGATACGCCTAGAGAACATTATCAATATCGGATCAACAAGATTAATTTCATAACTGACTATGACGTTCTACAATCATCGGCATTAAGCAGCATTGAAATCAATGATTCGATACATTATAAAGATTATCCCATCTATTATAAAGATAAACTTTACTTACGTCCGAAAGTACTTACTGATAATCTGCGCTTTTCTGTCGGAGATTTATATAACGAACGTGATGTCCAACGCACTTATACCTACTTCGGAAGGTTACCGGCATTGAAATATACAAATATTCGTTTTTTTGAAACGACTGTCGGAGACACGACTATGCTAAATTGCTATGTCATGCTTACAAAAAGCAAACATAAATCCATCTCTTTTGAGTTAGAAGGAACAAACTCCGCTGGTGATCTCGGAGCAGCCGCTTCGGTATCATTTCAACACAGAAATCTGTTTCATGGCTCAGAAACGTTTATGATGAAATTTCGTGGTGCTTATGAAGCAATTACCGGACTGCAAGGTGATTACCGCAACAACAATTACACTGAATATGGAGTAGAAACAAGTATTAATTTTCCAAGTTTCCTGTTTCCCTTTTTAAGTTCGGACTTCAAACGTAATATACGAGCCACAACGGAATTCGGCTTACAATATAGCTATCAGTTAAGACCGGAGTTCTCGCGTACGGTTGCATCTGCCTCTTGGAGCTATAAATGGACGCAACGTCAGCGGACGCAACATCGTATCGACATGATTGATATCGGATATTTATATCTCCCTTGGATATCCGATAAATTCCGTGAAGATTATATCAATAAAGGACAAAATCATATATTTGAATATAATTATAAAAATCGACTTATTGTACGAATGGGTTATAGCTATAACTTCAATAGTGCAGGAAACGCTTTAATTAATAATACAATCACATCCAATTCTTATTCGATTCGTGCAAATATAGAATCTGCAGGTAATATCCTGTATGCTTTGTCGAAAGCTACAAGCTTACATAAAAATAATGATGGGGAATATGCCATATTAGGTATTCCATATGCACAGTATATAAAAGGAGATTTTGACTTTGCAAAAAATATACGGATCGATCATCGTAATTCATTGGCATTTCATGCAGGTATTGGGATTGCCGTACCATATGGAAATGCTAAAACAATCCCTTTTGAAAAACAATATTTTTCAGGGGGGGCAAATAGCGTACGCGGATGGTCTGTCCGCGATTTAGGTCCCGGATCATTCCCCGGTGACGGCAATTTTCTGAATCAATCCGGAGATATAAAGTTGGACGCAAGTATCGAATATAGAAGTAAACTTTTTTGGAAGTTCCAAGGAGCGGCTTTTATTGATGCAGGTAATATTTGGACAATCCGTGATTACGCAAATCAACCGGGAGGAGTATTTAAGTTTAATAAATTCTACAAGCAGATTGCTGTAGCTTATGGATTGGGTTTAAGACTGGATTTGGATTTCTTTGTACTACGTTTTGACGGTGGCATGAAAGCTATAAATCCGGCATATGAAAGTGGTAAACAACGTTGGCCAATCATTCATCCAGATTTCAGTCGGGATTTTGCATTTCATTTCGCTGTGGGATATCCATTTTAG
- a CDS encoding M56 family metallopeptidase, with the protein MTPFILYLIKVNFALVVLYTFYKLMFTKDTFFGLRRFMLILIYITSFVYPLFSIPGWMTMNHTGQVINDFYEKVLPEIEITYNAGVGISVNPGMSLYSWIAVSLMIVYVIGISILLIRTVLEIYKTCYDLHQSDKTIIDGTCVCIAKEKQEPYSFFKWICLYPAIHTNKEIKEILIHEQTHVRELHSADILLAQLAIIFCWFNPFAWLIRSEMRVNHEYLADRKVIQNGYDKKTYQYHLLGLKHTQLAAANLYNNFSVLPLKNRIKMLNRKRTRNIMKSKYLMFIPITALLILFSNCANMESEDKATKNEEVEVKAIPEVVKNDTLTATANDAFDVVEEMPEFPGGMEALMTFLSRNIKYPSDAQNKGVQGRVVVQFVVNTDGKIEDAHVVRSVQSELDKEALRVINSMPNWKPGKQKGEVVRVKYTVPIAFRLK; encoded by the coding sequence ATGACACCTTTCATTTTATATCTTATAAAAGTGAATTTTGCTTTAGTGGTTCTTTATACCTTCTATAAGCTCATGTTCACCAAGGATACATTTTTTGGTTTACGGAGATTTATGTTGATATTGATCTATATTACATCATTTGTTTATCCGCTATTTTCTATTCCAGGATGGATGACAATGAATCATACGGGACAGGTCATAAATGATTTCTATGAAAAAGTACTACCCGAAATAGAGATCACTTATAATGCTGGAGTTGGAATATCCGTCAATCCGGGAATGTCCCTTTATTCGTGGATAGCTGTATCTTTGATGATAGTGTACGTGATCGGTATTTCCATTCTTCTGATTCGCACCGTACTAGAAATCTACAAAACCTGTTATGATCTTCACCAGTCCGATAAAACCATTATCGATGGGACTTGTGTATGTATTGCCAAAGAAAAGCAGGAACCTTATTCGTTTTTCAAATGGATATGCCTATATCCGGCTATTCATACAAATAAAGAAATAAAAGAAATATTGATCCATGAACAGACACATGTACGCGAATTACACTCCGCGGATATACTTCTCGCACAACTAGCAATTATATTCTGCTGGTTCAATCCTTTTGCTTGGCTGATACGAAGTGAAATGCGCGTAAATCACGAATATCTAGCCGACCGTAAAGTCATACAAAATGGTTATGATAAGAAAACCTATCAATATCATCTTCTTGGTTTAAAACATACTCAATTGGCTGCAGCAAATCTATATAATAACTTTAGTGTATTACCTTTAAAAAACAGAATTAAAATGTTAAACAGAAAAAGAACCCGTAACATCATGAAGAGCAAGTACCTGATGTTTATTCCTATCACCGCCTTACTCATCCTGTTCAGTAATTGTGCCAATATGGAAAGCGAAGATAAGGCAACAAAAAATGAAGAAGTTGAAGTAAAAGCTATACCGGAAGTAGTAAAGAACGACACTTTAACAGCCACTGCAAATGATGCTTTTGATGTAGTAGAAGAAATGCCTGAATTCCCTGGAGGTATGGAGGCACTGATGACATTCTTAAGCAGAAATATTAAATATCCTTCAGACGCTCAGAATAAAGGTGTTCAAGGTCGCGTAGTCGTTCAGTTTGTAGTAAATACAGATGGGAAAATTGAAGATGCCCACGTTGTCCGCAGTGTACAATCTGAATTGGACAAAGAAGCTTTACGTGTAATCAATTCTATGCCAAACTGGAAGCCAGGAAAACAAAAAGGAGAAGTTGTCCGTGTGAAATATACGGTTCCTATCGCTTTCCGCCTAAAATAA
- a CDS encoding BlaI/MecI/CopY family transcriptional regulator, with the protein MERLTQQEEEVMLYFWKLGESFIRDVLNQMPEPRPPYTSLASVVRNLEKKKYLSPFKLGNSIQYHPIIKESDYKRYFLSGVVSNYFTGSYKEMVSFFVRDRKITKKELEDLINIIEEEES; encoded by the coding sequence ATGGAGAGACTTACACAACAAGAAGAGGAAGTAATGCTTTACTTTTGGAAGCTCGGAGAGAGTTTCATTAGAGATGTACTAAATCAAATGCCCGAACCTCGTCCACCTTATACAAGCCTGGCATCGGTAGTACGTAATTTGGAAAAGAAGAAATATCTGTCTCCATTCAAATTAGGCAACTCCATTCAATACCATCCGATCATCAAAGAAAGTGATTATAAACGTTACTTCCTGAGTGGGGTGGTTAGCAACTATTTTACAGGTTCATACAAAGAAATGGTTTCATTTTTTGTTAGAGACCGTAAAATAACTAAGAAAGAATTGGAGGATCTTATAAATATCATTGAGGAAGAAGAATCATAA
- a CDS encoding TrmH family RNA methyltransferase: MPALSKNRIKYIRSLDLKKIRKEEKVFLAEGPKLVGDLLEYFPCSFLAATTSWLQGHPFVQADEIAEVNAEDLSRASLLKTPQQVLAIFRQSDYELDKSIIKDSLCLALDDIQDPGNLGTIIRLADWFGIEHIICSPNTVDVYNPKTIQATMGGIARVKVYYTPLPDLIKSLGDTPIYGTLLNGDNMYSQRLSRNGLIIMGNEGNGISKEVESLITRKLYIPNYPQSRETSESLNVAIATAVVCAEFRRQAAWK; this comes from the coding sequence ATGCCAGCATTAAGTAAAAATAGAATAAAGTATATCCGTTCACTGGATTTAAAAAAGATACGTAAAGAAGAAAAGGTATTTTTGGCTGAAGGGCCTAAACTCGTTGGTGATTTACTGGAGTATTTTCCATGTTCGTTTCTTGCTGCTACTACATCATGGCTACAAGGGCATCCTTTTGTTCAGGCAGATGAAATTGCGGAAGTTAATGCAGAAGATTTATCTCGCGCCAGTTTATTAAAAACTCCGCAACAAGTATTAGCCATATTTAGGCAATCGGATTATGAATTAGATAAATCAATCATCAAAGATTCTCTTTGCTTGGCTCTTGATGATATCCAGGATCCTGGGAATTTAGGAACAATTATCAGACTTGCAGATTGGTTCGGTATCGAGCATATCATTTGCTCGCCTAATACGGTAGATGTATACAATCCTAAAACTATACAAGCCACAATGGGAGGAATAGCTCGTGTGAAGGTATATTATACTCCCCTACCCGATCTGATAAAATCGTTGGGAGATACGCCGATTTACGGAACATTATTGAATGGTGACAACATGTACAGCCAGCGATTATCCCGTAATGGGTTGATTATTATGGGTAATGAGGGGAATGGTATTAGCAAAGAAGTAGAATCTTTGATCACCCGAAAATTATATATACCAAATTATCCACAAAGCCGGGAAACTTCCGAATCACTGAATGTAGCCATTGCTACGGCAGTTGTTTGCGCTGAGTTTCGGCGACAGGCTGCATGGAAGTAA
- a CDS encoding DUF4296 domain-containing protein, which yields MRKEFRFRLYMICLLTVIVAGCKVKKPDGVLPESTMENLLYDYHIAKAMGENLPYSENYKKVLYTDAVFNKYGTTEAVFDSSMVWYTRNTEILSKIYERVNSKLKDQQNAINHLIAIRDKKPMTSAPGDSINVWAWRHMIRLAGLPMSNKFTFTLPSDSNFKERDTLVWEVNFNFPGQQADSVISALMAMQIKFENDSIIGETKEIIEAGTQSIRLQSDSLGAIKEINGFIYYPRGKSQRTLLADRISLMRYHSNDSLRLLNDSLQNDTLKADSGNVIEEKQKSDSAKTEIQEPQRLSPEEMNRRRTKQTREVKPEQLEVEQHIQKEKRELQQEKRMNQRQHVQSTSRN from the coding sequence ATGAGAAAAGAGTTCCGGTTCCGTTTGTACATGATCTGCCTGCTAACAGTAATCGTAGCAGGATGTAAGGTTAAGAAACCTGATGGAGTGCTTCCAGAGTCAACAATGGAAAATCTTTTGTATGATTATCATATTGCAAAAGCAATGGGAGAGAATCTACCGTATAGTGAAAACTATAAAAAGGTTCTCTACACGGATGCCGTATTCAATAAATATGGTACGACAGAAGCCGTTTTCGACTCTTCGATGGTATGGTACACACGAAATACGGAAATCCTTTCTAAAATTTACGAAAGAGTAAACAGCAAGCTAAAAGATCAACAGAATGCGATCAACCATCTCATTGCTATCCGTGACAAAAAGCCAATGACATCTGCTCCCGGAGATAGCATTAATGTATGGGCGTGGCGGCATATGATACGGCTGGCCGGATTGCCAATGAGTAATAAATTCACTTTTACGTTGCCATCTGACTCCAATTTCAAAGAACGGGATACTTTGGTTTGGGAAGTCAATTTCAATTTCCCCGGACAACAAGCAGATTCTGTGATTTCGGCATTAATGGCAATGCAGATAAAATTCGAGAACGATAGCATAATCGGTGAAACAAAAGAAATTATCGAAGCCGGTACACAGAGCATTCGCCTGCAATCAGATTCTTTGGGGGCAATAAAAGAAATAAATGGATTTATTTATTACCCAAGAGGAAAATCTCAACGTACATTGTTGGCAGACCGGATTTCTCTGATGCGTTATCATTCTAATGATTCATTACGACTTTTAAACGATTCATTGCAAAACGACACATTAAAAGCAGACTCTGGAAATGTAATTGAAGAAAAACAGAAAAGTGATAGTGCCAAAACTGAGATACAGGAACCGCAACGATTGAGTCCGGAAGAAATGAATCGCCGCCGCACAAAACAAACTCGCGAGGTAAAACCGGAACAATTAGAAGTTGAGCAACACATTCAAAAGGAAAAGAGAGAACTCCAGCAAGAAAAGAGAATGAATCAGCGCCAACATGTTCAATCCACATCACGTAATTAA
- a CDS encoding lipoprotein signal peptidase, translating into MKKLLTKGQIALLVIFSVLIIDQVIKIWVKTHMYWHESIHITDWFYIYFTENNGMAFGMEIFGKLFLTTFRIVAVGLIGWYLYKIVKRGFKTGYIICVSLILTGALGNIIDSVFYGVIFNESTHSQIATLMPEGGGYSTWFYGKVVDMFYFPIIETNWPAWMPVVGGEHFIFFSPIFNFADAAISCGIIALLLFYSKYLNESYHSHEKKDESKK; encoded by the coding sequence ATGAAAAAACTACTCACGAAAGGGCAAATCGCTTTACTCGTAATCTTTTCCGTGTTGATTATTGACCAGGTTATTAAAATCTGGGTGAAGACTCACATGTATTGGCACGAAAGCATCCATATTACCGACTGGTTCTATATCTACTTCACAGAAAACAATGGCATGGCCTTCGGCATGGAAATTTTTGGAAAATTATTCCTTACCACATTCCGGATTGTCGCAGTAGGATTGATAGGTTGGTATCTATACAAAATCGTTAAAAGAGGGTTCAAAACAGGTTATATCATCTGCGTATCACTTATTCTGACCGGGGCGTTGGGAAACATTATAGATAGTGTATTTTATGGAGTAATATTCAATGAGAGTACTCATTCGCAGATTGCCACTCTTATGCCCGAAGGTGGAGGATACTCAACATGGTTTTATGGTAAAGTTGTGGATATGTTCTATTTCCCGATCATCGAGACCAACTGGCCTGCGTGGATGCCCGTCGTCGGTGGAGAACATTTCATATTCTTCAGCCCAATCTTTAATTTTGCAGATGCTGCCATCAGTTGTGGTATCATCGCTTTGCTTCTTTTTTATAGCAAATATTTGAATGAGTCCTATCATTCGCACGAGAAAAAAGACGAAAGCAAGAAATGA
- a CDS encoding TraR/DksA family transcriptional regulator has product MAEKTRYSDAELEEFRAIINEKLELAQRDYDQLKLSLMGLDGNDTDDTSPTYKVLEEGANTLSKEETTRLAQRQLKFIQGLQAALVRIENKTYGICRETGKLIPAERLRAVPHATLSIEAKNSGKK; this is encoded by the coding sequence ATGGCAGAAAAAACAAGATACTCGGATGCGGAACTCGAGGAATTCCGCGCCATCATTAATGAGAAACTGGAGTTAGCTCAACGTGATTACGACCAGTTGAAATTAAGTCTGATGGGATTGGATGGCAATGACACGGATGATACATCTCCTACATATAAAGTTCTTGAAGAAGGAGCTAATACATTGTCTAAAGAGGAGACAACCCGTCTGGCACAGCGCCAATTAAAGTTTATCCAAGGTTTGCAGGCAGCTCTTGTACGTATTGAAAACAAGACGTATGGCATTTGCCGTGAAACAGGAAAACTGATCCCCGCAGAACGTTTGCGTGCTGTTCCTCATGCAACCTTGAGCATCGAGGCAAAAAACAGTGGGAAAAAATAA